In a genomic window of Epinephelus lanceolatus isolate andai-2023 chromosome 3, ASM4190304v1, whole genome shotgun sequence:
- the adra1d gene encoding alpha-1A adrenergic receptor: protein MTDSNLRNESNYGIYFAEAFNGSVLDQILSNDSITTCPNFTLDSQVVGVGIFLSVFILVAIVGNILVILSVVCNKHLQTVTNFFIVNLAMADLLLSIIVLPFSASLEVLGCWVFGRVFCNIWAAVDVLCCTASILSLCIISIDRYIGVKHCLKYPTIMTERKAVAILVLVWVSSTVISVGPLLGWKEPPPVDDRICSITEEPGYALFSSLFSFYLPLLVILIMYFRVYVVARRTTKSLEAGVKRERNKSMEVVLRIHCRSVLEDARPSSSKNNKNHPFRSSLSVRLMKFSREKKAAKTLAIVVGMFILCWLPFFFFLPMGAFFPALKPSETVFKVIFWLGYFNSCINPMIYPCSSKEFQRAFTRLFRCQCHQRKRVLRRFYDQRWRTAVKGMTRDQRGDCKPGYSVHESCGSSLLHKRKGRSLSFKRWSLFPPLQKSSFQLKEKVNNLSNKIKGGPGKGTTPSVGRIDIVDTVSMGIYNSCEQSSYQFYDLADCYGLKETDI, encoded by the exons ATGACAGACTCTAACTTGAGGAACGAAAGCAACTATGGGATCTATTTTGCTGAGGCATTCAACGGATCAGTCCTGGACCAAATATTATCAAACGACAGCATCACCACATGCCCGAACTTCACACTGGACTCACAGGTTGTCGGGGTCGGGATCTTTCTCTCCGTTTTCATTCTGGTGGCAATCGTTGGCAACATTTTGGTTATCCTGTCTGTggtgtgcaataaacatttgcaGACCGTCACAAACTTCTTCATCGTCAACCTGGCCATGGCAGACCTGCTGCTGAGCATTATAGTGCTGCCTTTCTCTGCATCTCTGGAGGTTCTGGGATGCTGGGTGTTTGGCCGGGTTTTCTGTAACATCTGGGCAGCGGTGGATGTGCTCTGCTGCACCGCATCCATCCTCAGCCTCTGCATCATCTCCATCGACAGGTACATAGGTGTAAAACACTGTCTGAAATACCCAACTATTATGACAGAGAGGAAAGCGGTGGCTATTCTAGTGCTGGTTTGGGTGTCATCCACGGTGATCTCTGTCGGACCGCTGCTCGGATGGAAGGAACCGCCGCCGGTGGACGACAGAATCTGCAGCATCACAGAGGAGCCGGGCTACgcgctcttctcctctctcttctctttctacCTCCCGCTCCTCGTCATTCTCATCATGTATTTTCGGGTCTACGTGGTGGCCCGCAGGACTACTAAAAGCTTAGAAGCGGGTGTTAAAAGAGAGAGGAACAAGTCGATGGAGGTGGTCCTCCGGATACACTGTCGCAGCGTGCTGGAGGACGCGCGTCCGAGCAGCtcgaaaaacaacaaaaaccacCCGTTTCGAAGTTCGCTCTCTGTGCGGCTGATGAAGTTCTCCAGGGAGAAAAAGGCTGCTAAAACCCTCGCCATCGTCGTGGGAATGTTCATCTTGTGTTGGCtgccttttttcttctttctgccAATGG GTGCCTTCTTCCCAGCACTGAAGCCATCCGAAACTGTGTTTAAGGTGATCTTCTGGCTGGGCTACTTCAACAGCTGCATCAACCCCATGATCTACCCCTGCTCCAGCAAAGAGTTCCAGAGGGCGTTCACTCGGCTCTTCAGGTGCCAGTGCCACCAAAGAAAGAGAGTCCTGCGTCGCTTCTATGACCAGAGGTGGCGGACAGCTGTCAAGGGAATGACAAGGGATCAGAGGGGAGACTGTAAGCCCGGCTATTCCGTGCACGAATCCTGTGGCAGCTCTTTGTTACACAAGAGGAAAGGGCGCTCACTGAGTTTCAAGAGATGGAGTCTGTTTCCACCGCTGCAAAAATCTTCCTTCCAGCTCAAAGAGAAAGTGAACAATCTGTCAAATAAAATCAAGGGAGGGCCGGGAAAAGGAACCACACCTTCAGTAGGCCGGATTGATATAGTGGACACAGTCTCTATGGGGATTTACAACTCCTGTGAGCAGAGCAGTTATCAGTTCTACGATCTGGCAGACTGTTACGGCCTGAAAGAGACTGACATTTAG
- the LOC117256029 gene encoding 5-hydroxytryptamine receptor 4 codes for MQDPAEYANTSLQIELQSCDTLRSQASRVFLYAFLSVGIICTVVGNFLVVLSIAYFKQLQSPTNSFVMSLAVADCLVGLVVMPYSMIRTIEGCWYFGVLFCKLHSSLDVMLCTASIFHLSCIAFDRYYAVCNPLVYSLKMSRNRVALLIVVCWAVPMLISFGPIMLDLHIAGVDILLPDDVCVFLVNRIYAVMASLVAFYLPMAIMLIAYWKIFKAAKRQARQISAMESQMAAGVGKDSSKKKRHRNTMRRERKAAKILGIIMGVFLIFWMPFFTVNIVDPFIEYSTEVVVWDIFLWLGYINSSLNPFLYGFFNRSFRRAFLMFMGCRVCLPGSSPGMELSHTRKEAN; via the exons ATGCAGGATCCTGCTGAGT ATGCGAACACATCTCTTCAGATTGAGCTCCAGTCCTGTGATACACTGAGGAGCCAGGCCTCTCGTGTTTTCCTGTATGCCTTCCTCTCCGTTGGCATCATCTGCACAGTAGTTGGCAACTTCCTTGTGGTCTTATCCATCGCCTACTTTAAGCAGTTGCAGTCACCCACGAATTCCTTCGTCATGTCCCTGGCAGTGGCTGACTGTCTCGTTGGCCTGGTGGTGATGCCGTATAGTATGATTCGGACCATAGAGGGATGCTGGTATTTTGGTGTCCTTTTTTGCAAGCTGCACTCTAGCCTAGATGTTATGCTCTGCACCGCCTCCATATTCCACCTCAGCTGCATCGCCTTTGATCGCTACTACGCTGTCTGCAACCCGCTAGTTTATTCTTTAAAGATGTCCCGAAATCGAGTAGCTCTTCTTATTGTTGTATGTTGGGCTGTTCCCATGCTCATTTCCTTTGGCCCCATAATGCTAGATCTCCATATTGCCGGTGTGGACATCCTGCTCCCGGACGATGTATGCGTGTTCTTGGTCAATCGAATATACGCTGTCATGGCTTCCTTGGTTGCCTTTTATTTGCCGATGGCTATCATGCTAATAGCCTACTGGAAGATCTTCAAAGCTGCCAAACGGCAGGCCAGGCAGATCAGCGCCATGGAAAGCCAGATGGCTGCTGGAGTGGGCAAAGACTCAAGCAAGAAAAAGAGACACCGAAACACtatgaggagggagaggaaggcaGCGAAAATTCTAGGTATCATCATGGGAGTTTTCCTAATTTTCTGGATGCCCTTCTTTACTGTCAACATTGTGGACCCGTTCATTGAGTACAGCACAGAGGTGGTTGTCTGGGATATATTTCTGTGGCTGGGATATATCAACTCATCTCTAAATCCCTTCTTGTATGGTTTCTTTAACCGTTCCTTCCGTAGGGCATTCCTCATGTTCATGGGCTGCAGGGTATGCCTGCCTGGATCCTCCCCCGGGATGGAGCTATCGCACACTCGAAAAGAAGCAAATTAA